A genome region from Camelina sativa cultivar DH55 chromosome 10, Cs, whole genome shotgun sequence includes the following:
- the LOC104720379 gene encoding chaperone protein ClpB1-like, which produces MSEYHEKYSVNKLIGAPPGYIGHDEGGQLTEPVRRRPFCVVLFDEAEKANATVFNTLLQVLDDGRLTDSHGRTVDFKNTVIIMTSNLGAEHLISGLTGEVARAVKQIG; this is translated from the exons ATGTCGGAGTATCATGAAAAATACTCTGTTAATAAACTTATAGGGGCACCGCCTGG GTACATTGGTCATGACGAAGGTGGACAACTAACTGAACCCGTGAGGAGACGACCTTTCTGTGTTGTACTATTTGATGAAGCTGAAAAGGCCAATGCTACCGTATTCAACACGCTACTTCAAGTGCTAGACGATGGGAGATTAACGGATTCGCATGGGAGGACAGTCGATTTTAAAAACACAGTTATCATAATGACTTCTAACCTTGGGGCTGAACACCTTATTTCAGGGCTTACAGGTGAAGTG GCCAGAGCTGTTAAACAGATTGGATGA
- the LOC104718958 gene encoding ATP-sulfurylase 3, chloroplastic-like, whose product MSTVFPKSTSFISQPLTKPHKSDSITTSVSFPSNSRNRSLRTSRVRAGLIEPDGGKLVDLVVSEPRRREKKHEAAGLPRVRLTEIDLQWMHVLSEGWASPLRGFMRESEFLQTLHFNFLNLDDGSVVNMSVPIVLAIDDDQKALIGESKRVSLVDSDDNPIAILNDIEIYKHPKEERIARTWGTTAPGLPYVEEAVTNAGNWLIGGDLEVLEPVKYNDGLDRFRLSPLELRNELEKRGADAVFAFQLRNPVHNGHALLMTDTRRRLLEMGYKNPILLLHPLGGFTKADDVPLSWRMKQHEKVLEDGVLDPETTVVSIFPSPMLYAGPTEVQWHAKARINAGANFYIVGRDPAGMGHPVEKRDLYDADHGKKVLSMAPGLERLNILPFRVAAYDKTQGKMAFFDPSRAQDFLFISGTKMRALAKNRENPPDGFMCPGGWKVLVDYYDSLTLTGNTRLPEKIPV is encoded by the exons ATGTCTACCGTCTTCCCCAAATCAACCTCTTTCATCTCTCAACCACTCACCAAACCCCACAAATCCGATTCAATCACCACATCAGTTTCATTCCCTTCGAATTCAAGAAACCGTAGCCTAAGAACGTCACGCGTACGAGCTGGTCTAATCGAGCCAGATGGTGGGAAGCTCGTGGATCTTGTCGTATCAGAGCCGCGACGGCGAGAGAAGAAACACGAAGCGGCGGGTTtgccgagagtgagattgacgGAGATTGATCTACAGTGGATGCACGTATTGAGTGAAGGTTGGGCAAGTCCGCTTCGAGGGTTTATGAGGGAATCAGAGTTCCTCCAAACCCTTCATTTCAATTTTCTCAATCTCGATGATGGATCCGTCGTTAACATGTCTGTGCCTATTGTTCTTGCTATTGATGATGACCAGAAAGCTCTGATTGGTGAATCGAAACGAGTCTCTCTTGTTGATTCTGATGATAACCCTATCGCTATCCTCAACGA TATTGAGATTTATAAACATCCGAAAGAAGAACGGATAGCGAGAACTTGGGGTACCACTGCGCCGGGTTTGCCTTATGTAGAAGAGGCGGTAACCAATGCTGGGAACTGGCTCATTGGTGGTGATCTTGAGGTTTTGGAACCTGTTAAGTACAATGATGGGCTTGACCGTTTCAGGCTTTCGCCGTTGGAACTGCGTAATGAGCTAGAGAAACGTGGCGCGGATGCTGTGTTTGCGTTTCAGCTTAGGAACCCGGTTCATAACGGACATGCTCTTCTTATGACTGATACTCGTAGGAGACTTCTTGAGATGGGTTACAAAAACCCTATTCTTTTGTTACATCCGTTGGGAGGGTTTACAAAAGCGGATGATGTTCCTCTCAGCTGGCGAATGAAACAGCACGAGAAG GTGCTAGAGGACGGTGTTCTTGATCCAGAGACGACTGTGGTGTCTATATTCCCATCTCCAATGCTTTATGCTGGTCCAACCGAAGTGCAGTGGCACGCAAAGGCTAGGATCAATGCTGGTGCTAACTTCTACATTGTGGGTAGAGATCCGGCTGGAATGGGTCACCCTGTGGAGAAACGTGACCTGTATGATGCTGATCACGGGAAGAAAGTACTAAGCATGGCTCCTGGACTCGAACGACTCAACATTCTTCCTTTCAGG GTTGCTGCATACGATAAGACACAAGGCAAGATGGCTTTCTTTGATCCCTCGAGAGCTCAGGATTTCTTGTTCATTTCTGGCACGAAG ATGAGAGCATTGGCAAAGAACAGAGAAAACCCTCCTGATGGATTTATGTGCCCTGGAGGCTGGAAAGTGCTTGTGGATTACTATGACAGTTTGACTCTTACCGGAAATACCAGACTCCCAGAGAAGATTCCGGTCTAA
- the LOC104718959 gene encoding chaperone protein ClpB1-like yields MFDPMSHEHLRKIVQLQMKSVANRLAEKGVSMSVTNDALDYVLAASYDSVYGARPIRRWLERKVVTDMSMMIVREEINDDSIVCVDVNEDKTDLVYRVEKHVEVKTEQTSEVVSHSRNKRGSNNEGNIVTLTKRIKNEVIVLD; encoded by the exons ATGTTTGATCCTATGTCCCACGAGCATTTGAGAAAAATCGTTCAACTCCAAATGAAGAGTGTTGCTAATCGGCTTGCTGAGAAAGGTGTATCTATGTCTGTCACAAATGATGCATTAGACTACGTTTTAGCAGCCAGTTACGACTCG GTGTATGGTGCTAGGCCCATTAGGAGATGGCTAGAGAGGAAAGTGGTCACAGATATGTCAATGATGATTGTGCGAGAAGAAATCAATGACGACTCCATTGTGTGCGTTGATGTAAATGAGGATAAAACTGATCTTGTCTACCGAGTAGAAAAGCATGTGGAAGTGAAGACCGAGCAAACGTCAGAGGTTGTGAGTCATTCAAGGAATAAGAGGGGAAGTAATAACGAAGGAAACATCGTGACTCTAaccaaaagaattaaaaatgaAGTCATAGTGTTAGATTGA
- the LOC104720380 gene encoding putative chaperone protein ClpB2, chloroplastic: MMNATKFNPKVQVILGNVQALAVRLLHVQVTPLHLGATLIVDRTCVFYRAITRAGGCDTSAQSAVKVINQALNNLPKQAPPTPVPNRAIPQNPGLNIAQQIVQNLTLQAPTIPQNNPSLVTVLTRAQKKTNVGEEDLVISLLEDSQIRDLLQQAGFVPEKVKSEVEKLRGEVILKALKTYGTDLVEQAGKLDPVIGRDKEIRRVVGILSRRTKNNPVLIGEPGVGKTAIVEGLAQRILKGDVPINLTDVKLIALDMGALVAGTTLRGQFEERLKSVLKAVEDAQGKVVLFIDEIHMALGAGKASGTTDASNLLKPMLARGQLRCIGATTLEEYRKHVEKDAAFERRFQQVFVAEPSVPETISILRGLKEKYEGHHGVRIQDRALVVAAQLSARYITGRHLPDKAIDLVDESCAHVRVQLDSQPEEIDNLERKGMQLEIEVHALEKENDKASEARLAEVRKELDDLRDKLEPLTIKYKKEKMVINETRRLKQRRDELMIALQEAERRYDLPKAADLRYGAIEEVVSAIAKLEENAKDNVMLTETVGPDNIAEVVSRWTGIPVTRLDQNEKKRLLSLADRLHERVVGQDEAVKVVAAAILRSRVG; encoded by the exons GCGTGCAGGTGGATGCGATACCTCGGCTCAGTCAGCTGTGAAAGTAATCAACCAAGCCTTGAACAACCTCCCAAAGCAGGCTCCTCCTACACCAGTACCAAACAGAGCCATTCCTCAAAATCCAGGTCTTAACATAGCCCAGCAGATAGTACAGAATCTTACCTTACAAGCTCCAACCATTCCTCAAAATAATCCAAGTCTTGTTACGGTCTTAACTCGTGCACAGAAGAAGACCAATGTGGGAGAAGAGGATTTGGTGATTAGTCTTCTTGAAGATTCTCAAATCAGGGATTTGTTGCAACAAGCTGGTTTTGTGCCAGAGAAGGTCAAGTCTGAGGTGGAGAAGCTTCGTGGGGAAGTAATCCTCAAGGCTTTGAAGACTTATGGGACAGATTTGGTTGAGCAAGCAGGTAAGCTTGATCCTGTCATTGGCCGAGACAAGGAGATTAGAAGAGTTGTTGGAATTCTCTCAAGGAGAACCAAGAACAACCCGGTGCTAATCGGTGAGCCAGGTGTTGGAAAAACTGCTATCGTTGAAGGTTTGGCTCAGAGGATTTTGAAAGGAGACGTGCCTATCAATCTTACTGATGTAAAGCTCATTGCCTTGGACATGGGTGCATTGGTTGCTGGAACAACACTCCGCGGACAATTCGAAGAAAGATTGAAGTCTGTCTTGAAAGCAGTTGAGGACGCTCAGGGCAAAGTTGTTCTCTTTATCGATGAGATCCACATGGCTCTTGGTGCAGGCAAAGCAAGTGGTACCACGGATGCTTCTAATTTACTTAAACCTATGTTAGCAAGAGGTCAGCTTCGTTGCATTGGAGCTACTACACTTGAGGAATACCGAAAACACGTTGAGAAAGATGCTGCATTCGAGAGAAGGTTCCAGCAAGTGTTTGTAGCTGAGCCTAGTGTCCCTGAAACTATCAGTATTCTTCGAGGgcttaaagaaaaatatgaaggACACCATGGTGTTCGTATCCAAGACAGAgctcttgttgttgctgctcaGTTGTCTGCCCGCTACATCACTG GTCGACATTTACCGGATAAGGCAATTGATTTGGTTGATGAGTCTTGTGCACATGTAAGAGTCCAGCTTGATAGTCAACCAGAAGAAATTGATAACCTTGAAAGAAAAGGGATGCAACTAGAGATAGAAGTTCATGCTCTCGAAAAGGAGAACGACAAAGCTAGCGAAGCTCGTCTAGCCGAG GTGCGGAAAGAGCTTGATGACTTGAGGGACAAGCTTGAGCCTCTTacaataaaatacaaaaaagagaaaatggtaATTAATGAAACTCGGAGGCTTAAACAGAGACGAGATGAGCTCATGATTGCTCTACAAGAGGCTGAGAGACGATATGACCTTCCTAAAGCTGCTGATCTAAGATATGGTGCAATTGAGGAAGTAGTATCCGCCATAGCGAAATTAGAAGAGAATGCTAAAGATAACGTGATGCTTACGGAAACTGTTGGGCCAGATAATATTGCAGAGGTAGTGAGCCGATGGACTGGGATTCCAGTAACAAGACTTGACCAAAACGAGAAGAAGAGACTACTTTCTCTTGCAGATAGGTTGCACGAGAGAGTTGTTGGACAAGACGAAGCCGTGAAAGTTGTGGCTGCGGCAATTTTAAGGTCGAGGGTGGGCTAG